One stretch of bacterium DNA includes these proteins:
- the tsaD gene encoding tRNA (adenosine(37)-N6)-threonylcarbamoyltransferase complex transferase subunit TsaD, translating into MKVLGIETSCDDTSVALYDSEQGVLENLVSSQVDLHDHFGGVVPELASRAHLVNLLPLIEVLLERRRLALADLDGVAVTAGPGLIGALLVGLSTAKALCWSARKPLVGVHHIEGHILANLLSGPLDLPAAVLVVSGGHTEVVLMTEVGRYRRLGWTLDDAAGECFDKSAQLLGLPYPGGPVIDRLAERGRGGRFELPRPLTRDPRLVFSFSGLKTAVRVLVESLPRPLDDQTVADICRALREAVVDVLVQRLFQAAREHRVRGVYLAGGVAANSWLRDRAAREAAAGGFAFRPPERVYCTDNAAMIACAGHARLAAGFSDPFDLDGFARAPLASWR; encoded by the coding sequence ATGAAGGTCCTGGGCATCGAGACCTCCTGCGACGACACCAGCGTCGCGCTCTACGACTCCGAACAGGGCGTGCTGGAGAACCTCGTCTCGAGCCAGGTCGACCTGCACGACCACTTCGGCGGCGTGGTCCCGGAGCTGGCCTCGCGCGCGCACCTGGTGAACCTGCTGCCCCTGATCGAGGTGCTGCTGGAGCGGCGGCGGCTCGCCTTGGCGGACCTGGACGGCGTGGCGGTCACGGCCGGTCCCGGCCTGATCGGCGCCCTGCTGGTGGGGCTGTCCACCGCGAAGGCCCTCTGCTGGTCGGCGCGCAAGCCGCTGGTCGGGGTCCACCACATCGAGGGCCACATCCTGGCCAACCTGCTGTCCGGCCCGCTGGACCTGCCCGCGGCCGTGCTGGTGGTCTCGGGCGGCCACACCGAGGTCGTGCTGATGACCGAGGTGGGCCGTTACCGCCGGTTGGGCTGGACGCTGGACGACGCCGCGGGGGAGTGCTTCGACAAGTCGGCCCAGCTGCTGGGCCTGCCGTATCCGGGCGGCCCGGTCATCGACCGCCTCGCCGAGCGCGGCCGGGGCGGCCGCTTCGAACTGCCGCGGCCCCTGACCCGCGACCCGCGCCTGGTGTTCAGCTTCAGCGGCCTGAAGACGGCCGTTCGCGTGCTGGTCGAATCGCTGCCCCGGCCGCTGGACGACCAGACCGTGGCCGATATCTGCCGGGCCCTGCGCGAGGCGGTCGTCGACGTGCTCGTCCAGCGCCTGTTCCAGGCCGCCCGCGAGCACCGCGTGCGGGGCGTCTACCTGGCCGGCGGCGTGGCGGCCAACTCGTGGCTGCGCGACCGCGCCGCCCGGGAGGCCGCGGCCGGCGGATTCGCATTCCGCCCCCCCGAGCGCGTCTACTGCACCGACAACGCGGCCATGATCGCCTGCGCCGGCCACGCCCGCCTGGCGGCGGGATTCTCGGATCCCTTTGATCTGGATGGGTTTGCGCGCGCTCCGCTCGCCTCCTGGCGCTGA